CGAGTGTGAGGCGGGCGTCGAGGTTGCCCGGCTGTCTGCCGACGACTTCCTCGAGCGTCTTCTGAGCGGGCTCGAGCGCGCCTGTTCCAAATTGAATCTTGGCGATCTGGAGAGCCGCGTCCAGCGAGCTCGGTTTCAGTTTCAGCACTTCCCTGAAGGCCTTTTGCGCCTGCTCTGTGTCATTCTTCTCGAGGTACATCAGGCCGATGGCGTACTGTGCGTCTGTCAGCCTCGGATCGGCCGCCGCTGCCGCCTGTGCGCGCGCCAGGGCCTCATCGATCTTGCCATCAGTGCTGAGGAACCTTGCCTTCAGCAAGAGGACTTGCGCGTTGTTGGGCTCGGCGGCCAGCAGTTCGTCGAGCCGTTTGTGTGCCTGCTCGCGTCGTTTGTCGGTAAAATCCCATCGCGCCAGCGCGAGCGTCGCCGGCACCTTTCCGTCCGGCTCCTTCGCCAGCGCCTCCAGCACCGGGATTGCCTCCGCGCTCCGGGTGTTGACGAAGTAGTAATCCGCGAGTTGCAGTCTGTCGGCGACGGCCTTCGTCGTTTCTGCCAGCCGGCGCAGGGGCTGTTCGGCTTCCTTCGTGCGGCCAGACTGCAGGTAGAACGCCGCGAGAGTCCGGTTGGCGTCAGCGTGCGTAGGCTGAAGCGCAAGCGCTTCCTTCAGGAGCGCTTCGCTCCTGGCGGTGTCGCCGGCGGCCCAGTAGATCTTCACCAGTCCAATCCTGGCATCAACCGACGCTGGCTCGACGGCGATCGCGTTGCGCAGAATCGTCTCCGCCTGCGCCGGGTTCCCGCTGTCCCGCACGTAGCCGGCGAGATTCAGGTAGGTATCCACCCGGTGCGGGTCGAGCGTGATGGCGATTTCGAGTTCCTTGATGGCCCCAGTCAGGTCCTTCTGGCCGCCCAGAGCATTGGCCAGGGCGAGTCGTGCGGTGAGGTTTTTCGGGTTCTTCCTCAGCAGCGCCTCCGCAATCCGCTTGCCGTCTTCGTGGCGGCCGGCGAGCACCAGATACTGCGCCGCTCTCAACTGGACGTCGTCTCTATCGGGAAGCAGGTCCGCGGCCCTCACGAACTCGCGGAAGGCGTTCTCGGGATCGCTCAGGCGTTCGTAGATGCCGGCCAGCTTGAAGCGTGCCTCGCCGAAGCGCGCATCCACCTTGATCGCGTTCCGGTATTCGATCACCGCCTCGCGCAGCTTGTTCTGTTGGACGTACCGATCTGCGCGCGCCAGATAGTCCCGCTTGGCCGTCTCGGGATCCTTCGAGCACGAGACAACCGGGATGAGAACAACCACGAGCGCAACGGCGCGGACGAATGGACCAGATGGCCTCACGGTGCCCTTCCTTCGATTACCCGCCCAGATGCTTGGTGAGAACAGGCAACAACTCGCTGACGAATTCCAACCCCGTCGCCGTCGCCGCCTGTCCGTCGGTTGTGTCTTGAGGGGAGATGGGGACGATCACCCGGACCAGGGCGGCGTCGCTCCTGTTCAATCGAATCGCGTCCACCACCGTGTAGATCTTCCCCCAGTACTCGCTCGCGATGATTCGGCCGTGGGCCTGATACCAGTAAAGCACCAGCAATCGATCGAGCCCCTTCTGAACGACGAGTTGGTTGATTTCCGCCGTCTGAGAAGCTGTGCCGTTGTCCACAGCTGGGATGGCGATGCGGCCCCGGTAGACGGGTTCCCATCCCGCGCCCGGCATGCAGTTGAGCGGCGAATGCATGGTCTGCCCCTGCCGCTGGCTCTCGTAGTACCCCACGTAGAGACTGATTCCCGGCCGGCCCGGTGCCCGGTAGCCACGATTGAGGTAGTCGTCAACGCGCAGTTGGCCGAGGACATTCCTGTCCAGCGTCTGGTCTCCGGTTCCCTCCCAGGCGCCAATCGTCTGGGGCAGCGTGACCAGGCGCTGGTGCAGCGGAATCGCTTCGGTCCGCGTTGCGGCTCCCAGCGCACCGGCACCCGCGAGAAGACACGCAGAGACCACCAGGGCTCTCGTGATGAAGCCTGCGCCCTGTTGCGCCTGCAGCGAGATGGACGCCGTCGGCCCCATGCGCGGATCCGCCGACGCCGCCGCGGCGGGAGCCGCCGGGCCCAACCATTTCGCCAGCCGCTCGACCGCCAGCAGCAGCACGCCGGCGACGACGAAGACCATCCAGCCCGAGAATGTGTGAAGAAAGCCCTCTGCTGCTGCCGCGCCGACAAAGTGGGCTGCGACGCCCGTGCCGGCCACCCTGATCCCGTTGGCGAAGATCGCGATGGGCACCGACGAGAGCGCGAGCACCCATCGCAGCCACAAGGCGGACTCCGTCAGGTACCCCCACACCAAAGCGAGCGTCAGCAGCGACATCAGCGAGCGGATGCCGCTGCACGCATCCACAACCTCGAGGCTGGTCGAGGCGAGGGTGATGACGTTGCCTTCGCGGAGCACCGGGATCTGGCACGCCGAAATGGCGAACTCTCCAAAGCGAGACGCCAGGAGCTGAAGGGGAAACGTGATCTGGTTGAAGATGATGGCGGGGATCGGAATCGCGAGGGCCAGCAGCAGGAACGCGAACCCGAGCGCCTTGAGGTACTGCGTGCCCCGGAGGAAGAGGACCGTGCCGGCGACCGTGCCCAGCAGGGCGACGCGCGTGAGGAACAACTCTGCGCCAATGACTCCCGCGACAAGTGTCAAGATGCTGCCAACGACCAGCAGCAAGCCGATCATCGACGGTTTGACAGGGAGACTCGCCAGGCGCGCTCGGCTACGCCACCAGACGTAACCCGCCAGCGGGACCACCAGGAGGCCGTGCGAGTAGTTGTCGTCGTTCCACCAGTCGAGGACCAGTTTCGCGATGACGTCTCGAAACAGGAACGCGATACTCGCCACGAGCACCGCAACAACGCCTGCCCGCTTCATGGTCATGGTATAGGCACAAGAGTGGAACGAGCGCACTCGCCGCAGGCGGGTGGCCGTCTATGTCAACACTAGAGCGCATCTTACCAGACGACAGACGATTATTGTCGACCTGGGCCGGACAGAAAAACCCCTGGCACCCATCGGGCGCCAGGGGTGAGATTCAGCGGAGGAGAACAAGCCAAACCGTCGAGCGCTACTTCTTGAGGCGGCGACGGACCGCACCGGCAAGGCCGACCAGGCCCGAGCCAAACAGCAGCATCGATGCGGGCTCGGGGACCGAGGTGTTCTTGATGTCCGTGCTGATGGCAATTCCGTGCTCATCCGGGGCGGTTCCGATCCAACCTGCATGCAGTGAGAACCCGAAGAAAGCAAACGGCGTCTCCACGGGAATACCGAGGGCACGCAGCACCTCCGGGCTCTTGGTGTCAACACCGGTAGCAGAAACCAAACCTTGAGCAGTGCTCCCATGTGAGTTGATTGTCCCGGACAACAGCGTCACCAGATTGTTGGCATCGCCCACGCCGAGCGAAGGGATGTACCCCGTGATGCTGATGAAATTGGTGGCGGAGCGGGTGTCGAAGGCAAGACTCGCCCAAGTTCCAGGTATGATGTGACCGTCGCCGACCGCAGTGCCGTAGGTCAGGAAGTTACCGGGCACGACACTTCCCTGGACGTTCATTATCTGGATGGGAATCCCTGATCCCCACACATCCGCTCCGTCGCGGAAAAGGGTGCCACCGGATCCGGCGATCCCGGTGCCGAAATCGATCACGATGGGTACCGCCTGGGCCGGGGCGACGGTGATCACCATCGCGGCCGCCACGAACAGCGCTAACAACATCTTTCGCATCTTGTGTTCTCCTCTGCAAACCGATCGGCTGAAGGTAGTAACCGTACGAGTGTCGCTCTCAATCGACACTTCTTTCTTCGTCGTAGTCCTTATCACGATCCGTGCCAGTCAACTGAGCACAGCGTTGCGTTGGGTGGCAAGTGCAATGTCAGGAAATAAAGTGCTATTTTGCAATAAGTTGCACGCGCGACATTGTTGCCAGTTATGGCAAAACGAAGTTCGATGACGGTGAGGATTCGCTGATAGTCATCCCCCAGCGCGACATGTGTCGCTTTGTGGGTGTGCCTGTTGGACTTTTGCCGGTCTGTCTCGGGCAGTGATTCCCGGTCGCTGGGTGGAGTAAGCGACGGCTCGGGATGGACGGTTGGGCCCCCCGTTTGTCGGAGCGATCGGAGGCGCGATTTGAAGGGACCTGCAGTTCTTCGTGTGCGATACTCATTTCCGCCATCTGTTCGGCCGATAAGCACATCGCCGGCCGGGCGGCGTTTCCCGCCCGGCGGCTGATCCCGAGGTAGGGCGTGTTCCACATGGACAGAGATGCCATCAAGGCCGTGGTTCTCGAGGCACTGCGCAACGCGAACCTTTCGCGCCCGGAGGACGAGCGCCTCACCGTGTCGGACGACGCCATTGTCTTTGGACCTGGCTCGCCGCTGGATTCCCTGGGTCTGGTTGCCTTGTTGATTGACATCGAGGAGGGGCTGCGCGCCGAAGGCTCGCGAGTGAGCCTGAGCGACGAGCGTGCGATGTCGCAGTCACGAAGCCCGTTCCGGAGTGTGCCGCGGCTCGTCGAATTCATCGAGGGATTGGTGGCCTCTCCAGCCTTATAGCCAATGGACGAAACGCCCGCTTCCGTTCGCTCCTTGGTGAAGGCCGTAGCCAATGGCCTCGCGCTCGTTCTGGTGTCTCCGTGCGCGCTGACCTGCTGGGTCGAGTCGAGAGTGGCGCCGCACGGTGAGTCGGTGTTCGGCTTCTGGACGAACGTGATGGCGCTGCTCCCAGGCCTACCCGGGATGTACCTCCGCCGGGCCTTCTACCACCTCACGCTTGAATCGTGCGCGCTGGACTGTCACCTCGGATTCGGGATGGTGTTCACTCACCGACGCGTGGCGGTAGAAAGCGGCGCCTACGTCGGACCGTATTCGCTCATCGGTTCCGCGCGGCTGCGGAGGGGCTGCCTCATCGGAAGCAGGGTGAGCATCCTGAGCGGGCCATTGCTCCACGCTCTGGACGAACACGGAAGATGGCTTCCGGCCGACCTGAGCAGGCTGCACCAAGTGGACGTTGGCGAGAATGCGTGGGTAGGTGAAGGGGCAATCGTCATGGTGAACGTCGGCGCAGGTTCGCTAGTCGGAACCGGTGCCGTTGTGTCGACGAGGGTCCGACCAGGGATCGTGGTCGCTGGAAACCCGGCTCGCTTTGTCCGCCGGCTTCGGGCGGATGAGGAGGCACCCGTCGATGGACATCGAGAGTAGAACTGCGACCAGGCAGTACCTGCCATTTGTTGATTGGATGAAGTGCATCGGCATTGCGCTCATCGTGATCGGGCACGTCGCCTCTGCTCCAATCAACCACCTCACGCCGCCCATCTTCCCGAAGCAGCTTGGGGTCGCGTTCTTCATGTTCGTCATGGGGTTCTCCCTGGCTCGAGAGACCCGGCGCCCGCTGCAGGTGCTACTCAATCGTCTTTTCGAGATCTACCTGTTCGGCATCGCCATTGCCCTGCTGTTGTCGGTAGTCATGTACCTGACGAAAGGCACGCTCAATCTCAGCAACTATCTGCCTTTCCTCCTCGGCGTCAACGTCCTGTTCAACAACTTTCCTGCTAATCCCACGACGTGGTACATCGGCACCTACCTCCACGTGCTTATCGTGTGGGCTGTCATCGTCAGACGGCTTCGCATCCAGCCGTGGATGCTGGCGGTGTCGGTCTTCCTGGAAATCGCCGCTCGAGCCGTTCTGCTCGCGACGGTTGGTAAGTTCATCGCCTACATGCTCGTTCCGAACTGGATTACCGTGTTTCTACTCGGTACCTGGTTCGGGCAACGAACGCACGTGGCGACAGGTGGTCCCGATGAGGCGCGGTCTGGCGGTTGGCGGAACGGCGTCTTTGGCTATTCACTGCTGCTTGCGGGTTGGGCCGCGGGGTGGGCGCTCGCCGTTCGGCCACTAGTCCGGGAGTTCTCGTTTCCGTTCATGAGACTGTCGTCGACGGGACGAGTGTCCGACGCGCTGATTACGTCCATCGCCGCATCCACCGTCTACCTCGTGTACACGCTGCTCTCTTTCCATGTTGCGAGGAGGACTTCGGCGCCAGGTTGGGTACGGTTCATCGCGCGCAATACACTGATCATCTTCATCGCGCACATGCCCGTGTACTATGCACTTGGGGACCTGTTGAACGGTCTCCGGCTCTCATATCTCCAGCGATCGATCATCCACGTCTCCGTGTGTCTGGTGGGCTTGGCATTCGTCTCCGAGTTCATCCGAAAGGCGGTTCGGCCCGTCGCTGCCCGACAGTGGCTGGCCGCGCGGCTTGGACTGACCAGCAGCTTCGCGAATCGATGAGCGGCGGCGTCTTCATTCGATGGTCGCGGGTTTGAGACCCTTGGGGCGCCCCGATAGTCGATGTTATCTGTGAGCCTGATCCTTGGCTGTGTCCCGTGCCCAGGGGTCAATGAAGGAGGCACGATGGCTGCGATCCTCGGCGTTGTGGGTTCACGAGCGGCCCAGTCGGATGCACTGATCAGGCAGATGCACGCTGCCTTGGCGTTCCGCGGCACGCAACTGGCGACGGAGCGGGGCCCGGGCTACGCGCTCGGCGCGTCATGTCATCCGTACGAGGTCGGCCCGTTTCTCGTTGCGAATCAGGCCGGCACGGTGTTCGCCGTGTGCGAGGGCGAGTTGTACAACGCTCGCGACCTCGCCAGGGCTCTCGGCTCCCCTGAGGCGTCCCGGGGCTTCGAAATCGTCCCGGCGCTGTTCGAGAAGAGAGGGAAGGACTTCCCGCGCGAGATGAACGGGATCTTCACCATTGCCCTCTTCGACACCAGCACCCGGACGCTCTACCTCGTTCGCGACCATGCCGGCTCCCATTCCCTCTTCTACTCTGTCACCGGGGACGCGACGTGCTTCGCCACGACCATCCCGGCCCTGTTCGCCACCGGCCTCGTGGAGCGGCGGCTCTCGCCGAGCGGCCTCGACGGCTACCTCGCCTGCCTCGCCATCAGTCCGCCCGAGACGATCTTCGAGCGGATCATGTCGATCCGTCCCGGCCACATGGCTATCGACGCGAATGGCGTAACGTCGGAATACTGCTACTGGCCGTTCCATGCGGTCATGGAGGACCGGACCCGTTCGGAGGAGGAGTTCGCGGACGAAATCAGGCAGGTGTTCACCGATGCGGTGAAGATCCGCGCCGCCGCTCCCGGCACGTTCGGGGCTCTGATCAGCGGCGGCGTCGACACGACCGCCATCGCATCCATCCTTGCTCAGGATGCCTCGCGCGGTGCGCTGCACGGCTTCTCCATCGTGTTCGACGAACTGGCCTACTCGGATGCGGCCCTCCAGGAATACGTGTACCGGGGCCACAAGGTGGAGAGACACCAACTGCTCCTTACCCCGGACGCGTTCCGCGAAGGGCTGATTGCCGGCGCCGCGCACCTCGACTCTCCTGTCAACGACGTTGCCTACGTCGGGATGTACAAGGCCATGCAACTGGTCAGGGAGGTTGGCCTCGAGGCGGCGTTCGAAGGTGAAGGGTCCGACGAGATCTTCTGTACTGGGCACTCCCACGGCGAGCGCTCCATTCAGCCATTCATGGCGGTACCGGAGTGGCTCCGGCGATCGACGCTCGGCGTTGTCTTCCGAGGTATGCCCACCGGCGGCTCGTTTGCCCACAAGGTCCGCCGGTTCGGCTGCCGCCTCGGCATGCCCACCTACGAACGCCTCTCAACGTGGCCGCCGGTCGTCCACAACCCGTTGCGTCGCAGCCTGCACCCGGGCACCACGAACCCGACGTATGGCTACCCCGCCACTCGGCACTACCTGTCCACGACGGCCGTGAAGGATCCGATCAACCGGTACAATTACCTGCTAACCCGGTTGTTCCTCGCCGACGACCTGCTGTACAAGAACGAGCGCATGTCCGCGGCGCACGGGATCACAAACCGAACACCGTTTATCGACTACCGTCTGATGGAACTTGGGTTCGCGGTGCCGGCGCGGTTCAAGCTGCAGAAGCCAACCGCCACCCAGGACATGACGAAGCTCATCTTCAAGAAGGCGATGGAAGGCATCGTCCCGGAGGCCATCCTGCGCCGGAAGAAGGCTCGCGGGTTCAGCCAGCCGACCAGCGTGTGGTATCGGAAGGACCTGAAGGACTTCGTGTCGGACCTGCTGACGGGCCCGGACAGCAAGATCTCACGATACCTCGATGGCAAGGAAATCGCCGCCGTCTGGAACACCCACGTATCAGGAGCGGCCAATCTGGACTACCCCGTCAATGCGCTCGTGATCCTGGAGCTGTGGATGCGCTCCCACCTCTAGCCGTTTCGACCACTGCCGAATCCGACTATGGACCAGAAGCACATCGTCCACGTGTTCCACGGCTTTCGAGTCGGTGGATCCGAAGTGAGAACGTGCCAGATCATCAACGGCCTGGGCGACCGCTATCGCCACACCATCGTCGCACTCGACGGCGACTTCACCGCGGCTGCCCTGATTGACAAACAGGACAGCGTCACGCTCCTGCACGCTCCGGGCTTTGCCGAACGCTCGTTCCTGGCAAACGCTGCGGTGAGCAGGCGATGGCTGGAGCGCCTCCGTCCCGACCTCCTGATCGCATACTCGTGGGGCGGATTCGAGTGGCTCGTCGGCAACAGCGTACGCAAGGTCTGTCCGGATGTGTTCTCGATCGAGGGCTTCATCACCGACGAGGCCGACGTCGAACTGCCCAAGCGCCGCATCGTGCGCCGCATTTTCGCGGGCCGCTGTACCCGGCTGCACGCGTGTTCCCTGCGAC
This portion of the Acidobacteriota bacterium genome encodes:
- a CDS encoding tetratricopeptide repeat protein; this encodes MRPSGPFVRAVALVVVLIPVVSCSKDPETAKRDYLARADRYVQQNKLREAVIEYRNAIKVDARFGEARFKLAGIYERLSDPENAFREFVRAADLLPDRDDVQLRAAQYLVLAGRHEDGKRIAEALLRKNPKNLTARLALANALGGQKDLTGAIKELEIAITLDPHRVDTYLNLAGYVRDSGNPAQAETILRNAIAVEPASVDARIGLVKIYWAAGDTARSEALLKEALALQPTHADANRTLAAFYLQSGRTKEAEQPLRRLAETTKAVADRLQLADYYFVNTRSAEAIPVLEALAKEPDGKVPATLALARWDFTDKRREQAHKRLDELLAAEPNNAQVLLLKARFLSTDGKIDEALARAQAAAAADPRLTDAQYAIGLMYLEKNDTEQAQKAFREVLKLKPSSLDAALQIAKIQFGTGALEPAQKTLEEVVGRQPGNLDARLTLVRLLLARGDIARATTESATLVAQAPRSPDVHILAGTVAAAKKDYATARAAFARAQELDGTSIPALAGLVGLDVASGKPADALARIGARLAKDPANPAVLEFAGRAYMSLGDVKQAEQAWRRLVEVQPNNMSAYAALGQIFYTQGRVDDARREFERIADKEPTNVGANTMVGMMLQTQNRLDEAQKRYERTIEIGRDAPVAANNLAWLYAERGGNLDVALQLAQTAKRQLADRHEVDDTLGWVYLKKGLAPLAIASFQRSAAKDPGNAIYQYHLGLAYLKNGERPQAKQALERALSLKRDFDGAAEARKILATL
- a CDS encoding asparagine synthase-related protein, producing MAAILGVVGSRAAQSDALIRQMHAALAFRGTQLATERGPGYALGASCHPYEVGPFLVANQAGTVFAVCEGELYNARDLARALGSPEASRGFEIVPALFEKRGKDFPREMNGIFTIALFDTSTRTLYLVRDHAGSHSLFYSVTGDATCFATTIPALFATGLVERRLSPSGLDGYLACLAISPPETIFERIMSIRPGHMAIDANGVTSEYCYWPFHAVMEDRTRSEEEFADEIRQVFTDAVKIRAAAPGTFGALISGGVDTTAIASILAQDASRGALHGFSIVFDELAYSDAALQEYVYRGHKVERHQLLLTPDAFREGLIAGAAHLDSPVNDVAYVGMYKAMQLVREVGLEAAFEGEGSDEIFCTGHSHGERSIQPFMAVPEWLRRSTLGVVFRGMPTGGSFAHKVRRFGCRLGMPTYERLSTWPPVVHNPLRRSLHPGTTNPTYGYPATRHYLSTTAVKDPINRYNYLLTRLFLADDLLYKNERMSAAHGITNRTPFIDYRLMELGFAVPARFKLQKPTATQDMTKLIFKKAMEGIVPEAILRRKKARGFSQPTSVWYRKDLKDFVSDLLTGPDSKISRYLDGKEIAAVWNTHVSGAANLDYPVNALVILELWMRSHL
- the xrtD gene encoding VPLPA-CTERM-specific exosortase XrtD; protein product: MTMKRAGVVAVLVASIAFLFRDVIAKLVLDWWNDDNYSHGLLVVPLAGYVWWRSRARLASLPVKPSMIGLLLVVGSILTLVAGVIGAELFLTRVALLGTVAGTVLFLRGTQYLKALGFAFLLLALAIPIPAIIFNQITFPLQLLASRFGEFAISACQIPVLREGNVITLASTSLEVVDACSGIRSLMSLLTLALVWGYLTESALWLRWVLALSSVPIAIFANGIRVAGTGVAAHFVGAAAAEGFLHTFSGWMVFVVAGVLLLAVERLAKWLGPAAPAAAASADPRMGPTASISLQAQQGAGFITRALVVSACLLAGAGALGAATRTEAIPLHQRLVTLPQTIGAWEGTGDQTLDRNVLGQLRVDDYLNRGYRAPGRPGISLYVGYYESQRQGQTMHSPLNCMPGAGWEPVYRGRIAIPAVDNGTASQTAEINQLVVQKGLDRLLVLYWYQAHGRIIASEYWGKIYTVVDAIRLNRSDAALVRVIVPISPQDTTDGQAATATGLEFVSELLPVLTKHLGG
- a CDS encoding acyltransferase, whose translation is MAPHGESVFGFWTNVMALLPGLPGMYLRRAFYHLTLESCALDCHLGFGMVFTHRRVAVESGAYVGPYSLIGSARLRRGCLIGSRVSILSGPLLHALDEHGRWLPADLSRLHQVDVGENAWVGEGAIVMVNVGAGSLVGTGAVVSTRVRPGIVVAGNPARFVRRLRADEEAPVDGHRE
- a CDS encoding acyltransferase, translated to MDIESRTATRQYLPFVDWMKCIGIALIVIGHVASAPINHLTPPIFPKQLGVAFFMFVMGFSLARETRRPLQVLLNRLFEIYLFGIAIALLLSVVMYLTKGTLNLSNYLPFLLGVNVLFNNFPANPTTWYIGTYLHVLIVWAVIVRRLRIQPWMLAVSVFLEIAARAVLLATVGKFIAYMLVPNWITVFLLGTWFGQRTHVATGGPDEARSGGWRNGVFGYSLLLAGWAAGWALAVRPLVREFSFPFMRLSSTGRVSDALITSIAASTVYLVYTLLSFHVARRTSAPGWVRFIARNTLIIFIAHMPVYYALGDLLNGLRLSYLQRSIIHVSVCLVGLAFVSEFIRKAVRPVAARQWLAARLGLTSSFANR
- a CDS encoding PEP-CTERM sorting domain-containing protein gives rise to the protein MRKMLLALFVAAAMVITVAPAQAVPIVIDFGTGIAGSGGTLFRDGADVWGSGIPIQIMNVQGSVVPGNFLTYGTAVGDGHIIPGTWASLAFDTRSATNFISITGYIPSLGVGDANNLVTLLSGTINSHGSTAQGLVSATGVDTKSPEVLRALGIPVETPFAFFGFSLHAGWIGTAPDEHGIAISTDIKNTSVPEPASMLLFGSGLVGLAGAVRRRLKK